Below is a window of Mauremys mutica isolate MM-2020 ecotype Southern chromosome 11, ASM2049712v1, whole genome shotgun sequence DNA.
AGGGAATGGAGATTCAGGGCTGGCCTCAGGGGGCATGCACCACAGAGAGCAGTTTGCAAGCTGGGTGCAAGTTTTGGGAGCAGATCACTGCTGCCTTCAGCTCTCGAATGGGAGTGAACTGAGTCTGCAACGGGGAAGGGCAACGCACTGCCTGGAACACCCGTCTGCAGAGAACATCTGCCCAGATGAAGGTATCAAACAGTGATGTGGAAAGGTATCAGCAGTTTATAGGTTAAAGCTGGGAAAAATCAGCTGGGAATCAAGACAGAGGGGTGGCAGGACTGCTCTCTGGCATTACCAAAGTAACTCAATAGAGAAACAGGGAGTTTGATGTAACAGAAATGAAAAAAGCATAGTGAAGGAGAGCAAGGTTCCAGCAACCCGCCTTGCACCTCACAGACCCATCACCAGCACTGCACCTATTGCTAGACCAGCTTCAAAATATAAAATCAGGAGCAAACTtgggcccagctcccctctgGACAGGACTCCAGTAGCTCCCCCGCCCCTGCTAAACCCACCCCCTCCAAGACATACATTGAATCTTCAACTTTGCCATTTTCACTTTTGCCCCAGTGAGGTCATCCCAACGGCTGATGGACAAAGGTCACGGCTGGCCCCTGACCCTGTGTCATAGGGATGTCCAAAGCCATAGTGTTTGCTCAGTGTCCTGTCTGTCAGTCCCTGGTCATCCATCATTTGTCTTTCTTCACTTCCATGGCCCAATGATCTGTAAGACAGAATAGAAGTCAGGGAATGAAATGGAAGTGAAATCCATCATGGACTGGCCTAGACTGAGGCAGGGCTCAAAAAGAGCATTGGGGGATGGGGACCAGGGGGGAAGGGAGCCCCCTTATTCAAACAACATCAGTAGCTTATTGCGAAGGTGCCATGGCAGCTCCACAGTTAAGGCTGCTTTAAGACTTGTGCTTAAAGCACAGCTTAAACCTCTTTGGGATGAATAACAGAGTGCACCTTCCCCATACTCTGAATACAGAGTAAATGTTCAGGCAAGCCTGTTAATTAACGTGGGTTCTGATTAACATAACGTGGGCCCTTGGAGACAGGACAAGCCCATCCCTTCCACCTGTTGGTGTGTTGTTTGGTTAAACAACATTATGAATTAAACAGGGAACACTTCTGGGTGGGTCTCTGATTAGTCCTGTGTGCCTCAGAGCTGATCTGGGTTGTACAGTCCGTGGGTTTGGCAAGGTGAGAGAGGGCCAGGACAGAGCACGGGGGCAAGGCAGGCTGACACCTGCACGTGTCTCTGCACAGTGAGCCTGCAGTTGGAGCACAGGGAAAAGGCACCTCGTTACTTCGCCTTCTCCAGGGGCCAATGGTGCTAGTTACAGGTGCCAGACGAACAGCCttgggctggctggaaaaccacAGCTCTCTTTCACCAAACACTGAAagctttcaaaatgtatttttgtttcgACCAAGCCTTCCCAAAATGATTTATGAAATGGGGGGGCGGCCTGCGGGGGACAGAGGGAGAGATACCACCCACCAGCACAGCTCATAACCACTAAGAGTCAGTTAATCTCTCTGCTTGGAGCTATTCCACTTTGTACAAATAACAAAATATTCATTGATCCAAAGGGAGACTGACTCTGCACCTGGTGATCAGGGCCCATCACCCGGgacatgggagacccaggtccaAATCCCAGCTCTGAGTCGGGTGAGCCTGGGTCTGCCACCTCCAGCTGTAACTAATAGTTCCTTGGGCATTCTGTGAATGTGGGCAGTTCACTCGGTGTGGGGCTCCATCCCCCCTAGTGTAGCTGGGCCACATATAGTGGATGATGAGCCTTCTTCAGCCTTGGCTAACAGAGCTTGGCCTTTTAGCGCAGTCAGTGCGGCTCCTGCTTTAAGATCCAGAGGCCCAAGGATTAATTCCCACCGCCAATGATGCACCCAATTCAATGGGCAAGCATGCACCAGCCCCTCTTGGCAGATTGGTGCCACTGTCCTTTACACCACTTTGTATTACATGGCTTGGCCTTCTTTGAACACCTGGGGGCAGATCCTGCGCTGGTAGAACTGGCCAAAGCTCCATCGTGCACCCTCTCACACTCGGAAATGGGGCGAGGTGTTTGGGAGACTGCAGATTTAATAACCACACATTTGCGCTTCCTAACTATTTGCCCAGCCTTCTCTCAAGAAGCCTAGCTTGGAACCTCCACACTTGGTGCTGTCGATCTTCCTCAGcaagggccagcagctgggactctTTGGGCAGGGGAGGTATCCCAGATGAGTTTTTGCAAGCCTTCAGGACCTCTGGAGAGGCCCCACACACCTGGGAGCCAAACACACCCATGACCTGTGGCCCTAGGCTACGAAGAATCTGCACATGAATCACCACAGCACAAGGTATTTCATACTGCTGATCTTGGAAAGTCTACATGGGAAGGGTAGAGGCTCCTCTGGGATGTGACGCCACCCTCACCCTGCACCAGGAAAATGGTAACCGCTATTAACCTGATGTGCAGTGGGGAGGCACTGACAGGAACAGCAGTGTGACCAACAGGAAGCATGGGGTCCACACCAACCACTGACCGGTGCAACACAGCCCCAACCCCTGCCTGGCAGGGAAAGTCCAGGGCTACCATGCCAACTGCTGACGAGTGCATGATGACCCCGAGGGCCTGTGACCCAGAACGCACTCACTGTGAATGCATCATGCCTGGGACAATCCCCTTGTGCCAATGTCGCTGGTTTGCTTCCAGCATAACGAGGTGTTCAGACATTAAGCCCGGACAGCATATCTAGTCCCACAGAGGGGGAAATTCACGTCACCTAGAGCTTAGCAGAGTGTGATGCAATACCCAACAGTGCGGAGAAATTGTTGGGAGAGGTCAGCCAGCTCCCCCCATCAACCACCAGGGTTGTGCCAGTCACATAGGATGCCAAGGGGCTCGCCAAGTACAGCACACTGTGGGCAATCTCCGTCTTATTCCCTGCCCTATGGAGGGGCAGTGTATCGAGGTAGCTGTCCGTTTCTGCACGAGCGCCACCTATAGAGACAACAGAACAAACAAAGGTCTTTGGACTCTTTATCCAGCAGGACGCTGTTCCCCTACCCAGGGCAAAAGGCTGAAACTGGCTGGCACTGTTTGGGGGTTACAAGGAGTCCAGATACTAGTGATGGGAGCCACACTAAGAAACTTGAGCAGATGCAGAAACATACATGAGGATCTGCCCAAGGGCAAAGAGAGGAGAGTGGAGAAGGGAAGATCTAGACTGAAGAGCAAGACAGAGTTCTACCAAGGAGCTCTCTTAGcctggggagcagcctcccctggCAGATGGTGGAAGCCCCTTGCTTAGGACAGGACAGATACCTGAAGAATACAGAGGAGGAAACAATCCTGCAGCAGGAAGGGTGGATTAAGTGACCTCATCACCTTTACGGTCTCTTAAATTATCATGGAAATATATCCAATGTTTTCATAATCAAGACAGCAGGCTGGGGCTGACTGGGGCAGCACAGGCAGTGCTAGATCACCTGTGTGACATTGCAGGACAACACTGAGTGCAAGAAACAAGTCTTTGTACAGCATCCAGGGCAAGAATCTTAGCGGCTAAACTCCTGTGGTCACAGGGTAAAGTAACAAGGTGGTGCAAAGTCCCTGCCCAGCTTCACCACAAGAGAGGGCCTGTGAGCATCAGGGCACACACTAGCCGCTGTAGCAAGACACTGGTCAGGGTATGGCAGAGGCAGCATTCTGAGCTCTGGGGGCTGGTACACCATCTAAACTCCCCCCTAACACACATATAGTTGCACTAATCAGAGAGAGCCCCCGTTCTCAGGAGAAGCCTCCACCGGGGGACTTCTCTGGGAGCCCCTTACCGAGCCGCCGGTATCCCTCGGTGCCCGCAATGGGGCCTGGTGCCAGGCTGTTGACCCGGATGTTGTTGGGCCCCCACTCCACTGCCAGGTGCCTGGTCATTGCATCTGGGAGGAAGGACATTCAAAGCAGAATGAAAACCAGAGCAACGACAGTGAAGGGATTGCAGAGCGAACagaggcggggccaggcggggggtgTAAGTCTGAAAAGCAAAGGGGTGAAAGTGGTCGGGACTGACTAGTAGAGGGTCCTgtggtcaggactgaggggcttAGGCAGAGCTGTGGAGGGGATGGTGTGTCCAGATCTGGAATGGCAAAGGGCTGAGGGGacaggctggaatagcagggctgCTGCAAGTCAGCATGGAGCACTAGTGGCAGGGCCGGAGAGGGCAGATCAGGGATATGACGGGTGCTGAGCGTCTGAATGAAGCAGAGGAGTCAGAATTCACAggactggggaagcagctggcCTCCTGCAGATACCCTCTCCAAGGAGCTGTGCTTGCCTGCTGACAGAGGGCCTTTTATCACTGCCATCTGGTCCCAGCAGTCGCCCTGACTACGTGTGAGTTTGTGCATATGTCCTACAGGCCATGTAACTAACGTCATCTGGCATTAACAAGCCGTGGAGACCGGCAGCATAGCGTGGTCTGCTGGACTGAGCCCAGCTCAGGCCTGGGTTCTAAACATAACTCTGTCACCAGCTCAGTGTGAtccaggcaagtcacttagtgccagatccaaagaccactgaagtctgtgaaaatgctcccactgactccagtgggttttggattggTGCTTAGGCACCGATCTGCGGAAGGCTCCTTTCAGTTATTATTCCTTTCTGTACAATCACGGTTTGCTGGTGGTATCCCAGAATGCATCATCCTGTGTCATCACAATTTTTCTGCAATGTCACATTCTGGAAAGTGGTAAGTAGAGATTGCACAAGGGGGGAATAACTTGTTAAGCCAGGCCGAGTGACCCCTCTTAACCTGGTCAGGGAGGGTGCTGCAGAGATCTGGGCTTGACTCAGCCTATCTGTACTAAGGGGACTACTATGCAAGATCCCCTTGTTCTTCCAAGTCTCTCCATCAGAGGCTCTGAAAGAACCAGTAAGTTGGCTGGGCTTTGGCAGCTTGAAAAGACACAGAAAGGAACCAAATGGGTCAGGTGTGTTTACTGTACCTACAGCCGCCTTGGCCGTCCCAGCATGCACCTGGAGAGCCTGCCCTCTGTAGCTCAAGGTCGCTGTGATGTTAACTATAACCCCGCCATGGTCCTGGATAAACAAGACAGGGAGTTAGGGAACAGAGCAGAGATATCGTTTGTTGGGGCTGCAGGACCTGGGCGTGCGATGCAACAGACTGACCACAGAAATACCCTGAAGGCGAAACTGGTCTGGTAAGgaatggggattgtctgcccaaCTCTTCTGGTTCTGCCATCTCTGCCTGGCTCTCTGAACACCTCCCTGCTTGGGACCTGCATAGGACGGCTCTCCTTCCGGGCTGTGCTAGAACATTCCAGCACAATCTGCAGCCTGTTTCTAGAAAGATATAAGCACCCTGAGAAGGCAGGAGATGGCAGAGGATTAGAGGCCTCAAGGAAGAGTGAAGGAGATGGAAGGATTTGGGATGGGAAAGGAATCAGTGTTTCACTGGCTCACGTCACCCTCCATCTACTTCTCCTAAGTCAAGGTCACCCTCTCCCCAGCATAACCCACATTTTGCAGGCAGCCACTTTCTAGAGGCAGCCTGAACCACATTCACTGTCACAGGTGAATGGCTGTGTCGGGGAAGGTTCTGCTGCGAGGATGGAAGGTACAGGAAAGACACGAGGAGACAGAGAGGTGATATAAGATGGGGCTGCCAATGAGACAAGATTAATCAGCATGATCGGCTATGGTcttagcacaccagcagcctaatcattgtcaagtgttttgtatgcatcacagcaaaggagagttctAAGGAGGGGtttggtggaggaggaggaggccgtTTTGGGGGTGTTTAAGGGGAGCTCCTCTCAAGCAGGAGGGGCAGCCTGGCAGAAAGCACAAAGGGGCTTGTTGGAAAGtttaacaagtgggtgatggaggtTGCCATCGTGGGTCCACTGCGGCTGGAATCAGCCTTTTGATACTGGTTGAGAGACGAtaggtggggcggggctgggctgagcagggccttgGAAGTGAAGGCAAGTGCATATGTTTGATACGCTAGAAAagagggagccaggggagtgatggaaagagagagaggtgaTGTGGTCAGAGCAATGGGCTAGGAAAAGGATCTTTGCAGTTGCTTTCTGAAAGGATGGATACAAGCACGTGTTCATCTTGTTCTGTCCAAAGGAAACAGGATTGGACTTCAATAGACTATCCAAAGCTaaccctttctctctcctcctgtccTCCACCCCCCAATCTAAACACCTGGAAAACAGAGGGTTCCCCCAAAAAGACTCTCTGCAGTTGAATGGAAAGGGACTAAGGAACAGTGTTAcaattaatactttacatttcaaatgctttcgctgtgctttaataaaaggttaaagagATTTTTCAATGGTGATTGGTACAAAGGGAGTCACTGGTGATAACATGCCCTTGAACCCCAGACCACACGTAACTGTTTATCGCTGTAATAACAAGCAAGGATTTTATTAACAGTTTATCCATGGAACCCCCGCCCTCTTATCAACACGACGGACTCCCCAGCAGCGCGTCCTCTGGTCTAAGATGAACTTACCCGCAAGCATTTCTCATAGAGTACTTTGGAGACATTGAAGGTGCCGAGGGTGTCAATGTCGATCACTGTCTTATAAGCATTGAAGGACAGAGCACTGGCCGGGCACAGGAAGTTACCAGCAGCATCTGGAGAGGGAGAGCATCCAGAGGCACAGTCAGTGGGCAGCGGGGGAGTGAGACTGCTATGATCTATTACCAGGTGGGCATAGGGTgctgctccctcccttcctccgcAGCAGGGACGGGGTGTGTGCGCACATGTACAATCCTCACTATATAGAGAACATGTGATCTGCCTCGAGGCTACTAACCCAGAGCCACACTGACACAGGCTGCCCAGTGCAACTTCTAATGGTTTCTGGCTCCTCGGTTTAGGTGGGGCACTGTAACTTGCCTTAGCCGCCCCAACTTTAGTTAGCAAAGGACATTTTTAAGAATGCCCCTCAGGCCTCTGCTGTGCTAGTCAGGAAAATCCCCAAAGACTTACAGCTCCTGCTTTGGAGTCCCCAGCTCGCTGGAGCAGCAGAGCAGCCAGCTGCACACAGACCTTTCAGGCAGGGATACACTTTTATATCCAGTAGCTGAGCATGTCCCAGAACTGGGTGAAGGGCTGACTGTTCAGAGAGCAGTGCCTGGGTGCCCCCCTAGCATCGCCACCCCTGGCTCTTGAGGAAGAACGCTACTGGGACAATTGGGTATCAAAGAGTTGGCTACAATCAATTTCCAGATCAGCCAAGCAGGGGCTGCTTGAATTGCTGTTTAAGTGGGCGATACAGAACAGGGTAGAGTCAAACAGAGATGAGTGGGGAACCCTGCTGGGTTGGGAATGAGGCTTGACTGCCCCCTTCCTCGCTTCTTTTTCTGGCAGTCAGTTGTCAGTCTACCACCTCCAGGGGACCAGTATTCCCAGCCTCTCATGTCACTTGGCTCTGCAGGCTCCCACAGGGCAGTGAGAGCATAGGAAGCTTCACCCAGAATAGAGAAATATTCCTCCTAGTCCAGGATCCTGTTTCCAGCATGACCAGCATTCAGATGATGGTACCCATGCCAGCAATGCACCCAGACGTTAACAGAACACTGcctcaatggggggggggaatttcttcctgaccctcaGTTGGTGATGAGTTTGTTCCCTGACACACACGGGTTTGTAAAATCCTGTCAATTCCCCCACTTTGCAAGCAACTCACTGTTAACGAGGATGTCAATTCGTTCAAACTCTTTCACAGCCTCGTCCACCGCTGCCATGATGGTTTGGGGCTGCCGGACGTCTAGAGAAAGAGGCAGGCATCGCTGACCAGTGGCAGCCTCCAGCTTCTTggcagcctggaaaagagaaagATTTTGTATTAGGGATCCCAATCCTACCTCCTGCTGTTAGAAACCAGAGGGGAGACTCATACTCTGGCATCAGCGAAAGGACATATCAGGCAGAAGGACCTTCTGTCCCTGTCGTGACCTGGGGAAGCTGTTTGTGTCTTCTGTCatagggggaggagggatagctcagtggtttgagcattggcctgctaaacccagggttgtgagttcaatccttgagggggccatttggggattggtcctgctttgagcagggggttggactagatgatctcttgaggtcccttccaaccttaataaTCTATGActatgctgttaaacagctgccatgtcccaccccagaggcagctgcattttggTGGTGAGTGAAGTGATTCTTGTATGTCGCTATAACCTATACATTACTCTGTCGAGTGCGTGGGATGTTTACATCAAGGCTCTGTTGGAAAGATCACAGCAGGAATGTGTTCACTTCTGGGCACTGTATTACCAGAGAGATATTGACACATTAGAGGGATCCAAGagagaacaacaaaaaataatagAGGCTGCAGGCACTGGTTTACACTGGAGGACTGAGAGAGCTAACATTTAAACTTGGTTAGGCGATGGCTAATGAGGATGTGGTAACAGTCAGCAGTATCTGATGGGTGTAATGGAGAGGAATTGCTTAGGCTGGGGATGTAATTAGAAGCAACAGAATGAAACTAAGAAAAGTAAAATGTAGGATCAGTAAAAGCTTCCTAACCGTGAGATCTACCAGACTGTGGAAAGAGTCATTGCCTGTGTCATTTGAACTGGAACAGGCAAAACACAGAAGATGATACTGCAGGATACCATCCCGCTCGGGCCCTTAGGGCTGGGCTGCTAGATCTTTTCATCTCTAATTCCTCTGTTTCATTGCCAAGTGCCTCTTGAGCCACACTGACTATGGTATGTTCTTTCTGTGTTCTTTCCATCCTCCTCCCACAGATAAGTCTCCAGAGAAATCTCACAGAGCATCTCTCATAAGCCATTTGCTACAAGGCAGACTCAAAGCTCCAGCAGAAAACACAGAACTGGCACCCATTAAAAAATGCTTTCAGTAGACATCATTATCATACGGGTTAGCAGGACCACATAGTAGCATCTAATTGAGTACAGGCCAACAACCTGGAACAtacgaatggccatactgggtcagaccaatggtccatctagcccagtatcctgtcttctgatagtggccaatgccagtgcttcagagggaatgaacagaacaggtaatcatcaagtgatccatcctctgttgcccattctcagcttcaggcaaacagaggctagggacacttcagggaagttttgcatccctgcccatcctggctaatagccattgatggacctgtcctctatgaacttatctagttctttttgaaccctgttatagtcttggccttcacaacatcccctggcaatgagttccacaggctgactgtgcgttgtttgaagaaatacttccttttgcttgttttaaacctgctgcatattaatttcatcagATGACACCTACTTCTTGTGTAATTAgtaaatacttccttatttactttctccacaccaatcatgattttatagacctctatcatatcctcccttagtcatctctttcccaagatgaaaagtcccagtcttattaatctctcctcatatggaagctgttccatacccctaatcatttttgttgtccttttctgtaccttttccaattccaatagattgtttttgagatgagatgaccagatctgcacacaatattcaagatgtgaggggtaccatggatttatatagaagcaataggatattttctgtcttattatctatcccttccctaatgattcccaacattctgttagcttttttgactgctgctgcacattgagtggatgttttcagagaactatccacaatgactccaagatctccttcttgaatggtaacagctaatttagaccccatcaatttatatgtatagttgggattatgttgttcaatgtgcattactttgcatttatcaacattaaattacATCTcccgttttgttgcccagtcacctagttttgagagatccttttgtagctcttcgcagcctgctttggacttaactatcttgagtagttttgtatcatcttcaaattttgtcacctcaccgtttacccctttttccagatcatttatgaatatgttcaacagcactggtcccagtacagacccctgggggacaccacgatttaccactctccattctgaaaactgaacatttatttctaccctttgtttcctatcttttaaccagttactgatccacaagAAGacattccctcttatcccatgactgcttactttacttaagagcgTTTGGTGAGGAacgttgtcaaaggctttctgaaaatctaagtacattatatccactcttgtccgcatgcttgttgatcccctcaaagaattttaatagactagtgaggcatgatttctctttacaaaaaccatgttgactcttccccaacatatcgtgtTCATCTCTGtttctgacaattctgttctttactatagtttcaaccaatttgcctggagttaggcttactggcctgtaattgccaggatcgccccTGGAAACTGAATGAAAAGAGGGCTGGCGTTTAAAATGGTTTACAGAACAAAACATTCTGCCTTTTCTATGAAGTCTTGTTATACTGCAGCATATCTAAGACCCTCCAAGAATCTCACAGATCTAAAGAGGTTCATCTCATTATTGACAGAATTACAATATGAAGCCCCAATCCTGCCATCTGCACAGGCACAATAAGGTTCCATGCAAGCATAAAGAGTCACTATGAGGACCcagttgcaggactgaggcctaagTCAAGAGAATTCTTCTGCTGACCTAGCACTGCCCACACATTTCTAGTGCCAAgcttaacaaactatattagattcaaagcaaaagtttctcaccacatgcttccaaCAGCAGACATGCCAATGCTTGCCAATTAGTTGTGAAAGATGCAATTTTTAAGTAAAATTAAGCCTGACTCATGAGCTCACCTAAGAACTCTCAGAGTCaggcttaattttacttagaaattgCTATCAGCCCACCCCAGGCGGCCAGGGCTCCTGCTGTCAAATAAacttctctgccccttcccacctcATCCCACTGCCCTGGCTCAGCCCTTcattctccacctcttcccactgcCCTGGGATGCACATTGTTTTGGGGAGCCACTTCAATACACCTCTTCTGCCAGGGCTGTATAATGCCTCTCCGGGCAGCTGCTTGGAGCTCAGCTTCCACCAGCACCTCCTTCTCATTTCCCCAGGGTTTTCCTTTCTGCTCTgggcactgctgctgcttctgaccAGGAGCAAGGCAGAGTTAAAATTCCATCATCTTCCTCTGCTTCCCCCAGTCCTGAGTGAGGGCTTCCTGCAGGACAGCAGCAGGATATGAGGCAATAATAGAGCCACAAAAGGTATGGAGCATTCATAGACTATTGCAGGGAAGTAACGTTTTGTGAAGCTCCATTTGTGATGTTCCTCATCAGTGAGCGTGTCTTTAATGTCCCTCATGTAGCTGTCTCTCCACAAACAGTGGCAGGGGACCATTTAGGGGAGACTAATGGCTTTTTCCCACTGGTGCAAAATGTCTGGCATGGAGCTGCAAACACTTTGATAGCTATGGGAACAGGTGACTGCCATGGCCTGGGCGGGCAAGAGATAGAGCGTGGACCCTGCAGGTCCTGCTCCATAATTGCATAAAGGTAAGAGCTCTTTGTACTATTGAGAGAGCTCCTCCAGCAGGAGCCAAAATACTCTTCCTTTCAAGAAATATGCAAGAACAGGCAGTACTGTGCTAGTCACAGATCCTCTAAGAGTAGGCAGGGGGAGATCAAAAACCCAAAGGTGGACTAAAAAAACCCATGATTTAATCTTTTATaagaatctcatgatttttaggccaatcttatgattttgtgggtctgactcatgatttctgaactGTTGGGGTTGGCAATGCCACAACAGCATTGCTGGCCAAACtttcaggtcaggacccctcccacAGAGTCCAACAGCTGCTTCTTTTGTCTTCTCAGATGCAAAGAGTGAGatggacagggagagagaggaggggtctCTTGGAGTGTTTGTCCCtcttttttatagtttcagtccctctctgaaaagcatttccagctgagaaccaaGAGACAGGGGCTGGTAGAGGAAGGAAACctcatgctgtttctttgctaagatcCAGATCTCTTTGTCCCTGCCATCCCTTTCTTGCCAAGCAATGGCCACTTCATTggtgatggcccatcagctttgTTGACACCTGACTGGGGCAtcagcttgccctttgtctcAGAGAAATTGGTTCAGAAACAGGACAGCAATGATGTCAGCTTATGTTCATAAAGTTTATGCATGTTACTGATCAGCAAGTTATGAGTTTTCAGATACCTCCCAGGGCGTGCCTTGTACAAAGATCATTACAGGGTGTGAATACGAGGCCACATTCTGTCACACCACTCACACGATCGGACTCCATCACCCCATACATAGCTAATGCGCCAGTAAGAACAGAGGAAGAAGGGGAAAGAACAAATGATCTATGGGCACAGCCAGGGAGAGCAGGAAACCAAGAGAGCAGCAAGGCTGGGAGACCCCAAGGAGCTGTGTGATGGCCCAGGGGAGGTGAAGCCTGtgtcccgccccgccccgcccgagcTACAGCCAATGACGAGAAGGAAGGCAGGGCCTTTGGAGGCTGGGCAGCCCCACTCTGACAGCAGGgagcctctccccctcctccccattgcCCCAAGTCAGTGATGTGCTGGGGTGGAGCCATCTGGGTATGACGTGACatgctcctgcccagccccaattTCCACCtttcctgggggggaggggagaggggcagaagcCCCTGTTTgattggctgcctgccccactgagctgcctccaggagaggggcagccaatcagggctgctgctgcagaagGCCAGTGAAGCTTTCCCTCCCACCATGAGCTGGCTGGGGAGTGGTAAGAGCCACTCCCCTATGAGCAGCAGGACTAGGCtcctctgcccacccccagcacctgcctgggAATGGGCAGGGGACCCAGCTGCAGTCCCCCAGGGCCTGGGAGAGGTGGTGAGGAACCCAGGAGATGGAGAGATGAGACAGGGCAGAACTATTTCCTGGGCATGGGCAGATGGGAAAGACTGGTTTCCCCTACAATTAAGGATACTCTTGCTTTCTGCTTTTCACCATAATCAATAAGGTTCTGAGCAGAGTGGGAGGGTCAAGGGCCCAGTTTGGTAGTGTAAAAGGTCTGGATGAGAGGGGGCCTGAgctggt
It encodes the following:
- the DECR2 gene encoding peroxisomal 2,4-dienoyl-CoA reductase [(3E)-enoyl-CoA-producing] isoform X3 → MSQPGSACQPPPDVDTDDCLQDYSYLFSQDILKHGCRTIIASRNLQRVAEAAKKLEAATGQRCLPLSLDVRQPQTIMAAVDEAVKEFERIDILVNNAAGNFLCPASALSFNAYKTVIDIDTLGTFNVSKVLYEKCLRDHGGVIVNITATLSYRGQALQVHAGTAKAAVDAMTRHLAVEWGPNNIRVNSLAPGPIAGTEGYRRLGGARAETDSYLDTLPLHRAGNKTEIAHSVLYLASPLASYVTGTTLVVDGGSWLTSPNNFSALLDHWAMEVKKDK
- the DECR2 gene encoding peroxisomal 2,4-dienoyl-CoA reductase [(3E)-enoyl-CoA-producing] isoform X1, which codes for MSQPGSACQPPPDVDTDDCLQDYSYLFSQDILKGKVAFITGGGSGIGFRVAEVFMRHGCRTIIASRNLQRVAEAAKKLEAATGQRCLPLSLDVRQPQTIMAAVDEAVKEFERIDILVNNAAGNFLCPASALSFNAYKTVIDIDTLGTFNVSKVLYEKCLRDHGGVIVNITATLSYRGQALQVHAGTAKAAVDAMTRHLAVEWGPNNIRVNSLAPGPIAGTEGYRRLGGARAETDSYLDTLPLHRAGNKTEIAHSVLYLASPLASYVTGTTLVVDGGSWLTSPNNFSALLDHWAMEVKKDK
- the DECR2 gene encoding peroxisomal 2,4-dienoyl-CoA reductase [(3E)-enoyl-CoA-producing] isoform X2, with product MSQPGSACQPPPDVDTDDCLQDYSYLFSQDILKGKVAFITGGGSGIGFRVAEVFMRHGCRTIIASRNLQRVAEAAKKLEAATGQRCLPLSLDVRQPQTIMAAVDEAVKEFERIDILVNNAAGNFLCPASALSFNAYKTVIDIDTLGTFNVSKVLYEKCLRDHGGVIVNITATLSYRGQALQVHAGTAKAAVDAMTRHLAVEWGPNNIRVNSLAPGPIAGTEGYRRLGGARAETDSYLDTLPLHRAGNKTEIAHSVLYLASPLASYVTGTTLVVDGGSWLTSPNNFSALLGIASHSAKL